A window of Gambusia affinis linkage group LG03, SWU_Gaff_1.0, whole genome shotgun sequence genomic DNA:
CTGTGGGCGGGGCAAAGGTTACAAGACGACCCCTGAACTTTGCGGTGGCCTGTGTGACGGCGTGGACTTGTACCTGAGAGTGTGTCGGTGAGAGACAGCGCGCGGCGGGAGTATTCctcgccgctgctgctgctcgaCATGGCCGACATCCTCTCCCCCCGCTCCCCCCCCACGCCCACTGACATCTGGGTGAGGAAGGCCGGCTTGGTTACCACGGCGCCACGCTCCTCGCAGTTTCCCTGGGAGCCCGCCGAGCCATCAGAGGGTGTGGCATCTGTCTGCTGCTGCGGTTGCCGGGGAGACGGGGTTGTCATGTGATAGACGGGGTTCTGGAAAGAAAGGGGGAGGAGCCCCGTCCGGCGCTGCCACTGGGCGTCGTCCGGGACGTCGCTGGGGGAGGAGTCCTGCAGGTCCACCAGAGACAGGCTGCGGCTCTCATTGGTCAGCTCCGGCCCCTCCCTCCGGCCGCCATTGGCCAGGTCGTAGCACGCCTCGTTCTCATTGGGCTCCGAGTAGGACGAGCTCGGAGCTGGAGAGCCTCGCATACCtgcaggaagtgacatcatgAAGAGGGTCAGACAACACTAGTCTGGATGAAAAAGgaggaaaggtcaaaggttacctGATGCAGGCTGCAGGCTAGATCCTTTGGTGAcgaaaaacaaatctttgttcTCAGGGGTTGGAGACGGTAGTCTGGTGAAGTCCACGCAGCTGGACATGGAGACAGGAAGCGGACGTTACTGATGTTGGACCTCAGAGCACAACTCAgagttaaagtttaaactcagagttaaagtttaaactcagagttaaagtttaaactcagagttaaagtttaaactcagagttaaagtttaaactcagaggtaaagattaaactcagagttaaagattaaactcagagttaaagattaaactcagagttaaagtttaaactcagagtcaaagattaaactcagagttaaagtttaaactcagagttaaagtttaaactcagagttaaagtttaaactcagagGTAAAGATTAAACTCAGAGTTAAAGATTAAACTCAGAGTTAAAGATTAAACTCAGAGTCAACCTCTGACTAAGGTCTCATGTTGCATGCAGAGAACATACTAACCCTCCATCTAATCCCACGCCGCCCTGCAGGCCAACAGAAGGATTGCAGGCTGCCAGAGGAGGAGACAGTGGCGGGGACAGAGGCGGTGGGGCCATAGGGGGCGGGGACACCACCCGCTGAGGGTCTGGAGATGACACAGACATGCCCCCAGGTCCAACCACGCCTCCAGGGTGGACCAGAGCTGCAGACACGTCTCTCAGGATCCGAGGGAGCGGGCCGAGCTTGGACAGACTCGACTGCAGACGGAGGATGGTTGCAGAGACAGCACAAGTTCACAACCTGGCAACCTGCTGCGCTACAAGGGGCTATGCCTAGCTAGCTGCCCGATGAGCCATCTCTCTTACCTGGCAGGCAGGTGTTACCTGGTCGAGCTCAGTCAGCAGAGTGTGTAAGCTGCTCAGCTCTCGGCCGAGGTCAATGTAGCCATCGAAGCCGGCGGTGTGGTTCAGCCCATCGGGGTTGGAGATCTCCTGCAGGAAGCGCTGCATGCTGCTCCACTGGCGCTCCACAAAGTCGTTCATGAACAGCATGTACTCCTCCTTGGTGCCGAACCTGAAGCGACAGGTGAGACCGGCACATGAGCAGGTGGAAACACCGCAACATTAAACTGAGGGAGCCTTCTTGGAGGGGCGGGGCCTGGAGACCTCCATGTCACCGTTCACTGGCTGCCCAGAGAGAAACATGCTAAATACTCCCAGATCTGAACCCAGGCATGCAgcctcttcaaaataagagcccaGACGTACTTGCTGAAGTTGGCCAGGTTCTGGATGACCTTGGCGATCAGGGTCAGGGTTCTGGCGGTACGCTCGTCAGGGTACTCCTGCGTGAGGTCAAACAGCGAGGGCGACATCACGGCGGGGCACAGGAAGCGAAGGAACAGCGAGGCGCTGATGAGGCGCTCGCTGATATCTGGTCGCCCCCGGTTACTGCACTCCTGACGCCATGAGGCAAAAACCTCCTTCAGCTCACGTGGGAAGACCCTGAGTGGGCGGAgcaacactgaaacacactgaacacTGGACAGCGCATTTACCTGTGTGGTGCTCACCTGTAGGAGTCCAGGATTTTGCAGAAGGCGAGCTCACAGCACATCCTCAGGTTGGCCTGATGCTCGGCAAGGTCAGAGGCTGCACAGCGCGACGGGTCCACCTCGCAGTTCTCGTCAGACTCATAGAGAGCTTTGATGAACTCACCTGGACACACAAACAGAGCCGGCGTTTAGACGAGCTCACCTGAGGAAGCTTGGCGGCTCTCTGGGAGTGCGTACCTAGGGCGTCCTGCAGGTACTTCTGTCCAATCAGCTTCAGGTATTCCTCAATGCTTTTAGTGGCCAGCGTGTTCTCTCTGAAGATCAGCTGATCGTTGTCACGGCAACGGTCAACCTCCGACATCATCAGGTCTGTCAGAAAGTCCTGAAGGCAAGAAGGAAAGGTGGAGGTGGGAGGGGTCTGGTGAACAGAGGCGGGGCTATGTGGAGTGGGCGGCGCTACCTTGGCCTTGCCCGTGCTGTGCAGGATGTGGACCAGAGCAGCAGCCAGCTCCTCCTTGGCCCTCAGGCTGATGGAGGCCTCCAGGGTGGAGCAGAGCAGCAGGTAGTTGGCGCTGATGTACTCCGCAAACTCCTTGTACTGCTCCATCGGCAGGATGACGATGCTCTGATACCGGGCCTTGACCCGGACCGTCGGAACAGACGACTTGGCTGTGGTCGGGGAGGAAGGAGGTTACTGAACATCTGGAACCAGCAGATCTGACCATCATCCAGATGTTCCAGCTGGAGATCGGGACAACGTCCTGGTTTAATCAGTCACATGAGGATCTATTGTAGCAGAAAATTTCATTTACCGATTCTcactaaaactataaaaacaggGGGAGTTCTCCAATCAGCTGAGCCCAGAACACAGACTGTACGGGTTAGTTCACACTGGCCCAGTTCAGTCCGCTTTAACCTGACTCCGATCCGCTTTAACCTGACTCCGATCCGCTTTAACCTGACTCCGATCCGCTTTAACCTGACTCCGATCCGCTTTAACCTGACTCCGCTCCACGTCAACCCAACTCCAGTCCGCTTTAGCCCAACTCCGGTCCACATTGACCCGACTACAGTAAGTGTTAACTGACTCCGGTCCACGTTTACCCAGCTCCATTCCACATTAAACTGACTCCTGTCCGCGTTAGCCCAACTCCGGTCCGCTTTAACCACAGTCCAGTCTGCCTTATCTGGACTCTAATCCAACTCCACTTCAtctgtctagtcaaagtccagtttggttggtgaggtgtgaatgctaatcgacctctgacctctggtcatCCAAACCTTggtctgggttcggttgaagtgaactctggtttggtttgaatgcATTTGTGAACGCCAAGCGCTCCGGAGACCAAaccaggaagtgaactacagcacagggcattctgggtaaatccaaccaaagctaacatgctagcctagcgttagcagcagaaatgtctcctggtcttcagccaaagactaaagagaaatcctccaacactaaaatctgacgcctccatcttgtttccatctggtgaagaaggaagttgctctcagtgtcttcagtggttgttggtgcagcgcccccacaggccaggaggggaacaggttggtttgttCCTACTCTAATCAAGTCTATTGGACTATCTGGTGGGAAAACAACTTGAATTATTTCTGTTACTTTATAAATCACAGAATGGCTTAGCACCAACATACATTCACTGTGTTATGTCAACCTTGCTCTTAtgtggaacaaactttcagaaaactgcaaagctgCCAAAAAATTGACTTCCTTTAACTCTAAGAGTCCTCCTGCTTTGATTACTattaaatggaacattgatTATTATGGTCTGGATTACAGCCTCTCCTCCCTTTGCTTTATCTGCCACTGTGTTTCTTTCATGTGAATGTTCTGGACTAACAAACTTGACACCTGTTTAGCTGTTTCCTTCAGACAGGTGAATCAAGAGTCTTTATTCCTTTTTGTCCAGATGAAGCTGATTCCAGATGTTGACCAGAACTACAGTCCAGAACTGGCGGCGGTCTACGTACCTCGGAGTGTACTGGGCGTGCTCACAGAGTACCACTTCTCCACCAGCTGCCGGCCGGTCACCATGGCGGCGGGGATGTTGACCAGGCCCACGTAGCTGCTCTTGTCCTTCTTCCTCTTGCGGTCCGTGTCTTTGTAGAGGTGCAGCGTGATGGACGAGACGGACGGCAGGCTGCTGAAGTCGAAGCGCTCCCCCCAGAAGATGTTGTCCGTCTTCAGCTTGCAGGAGGTCCGAGCGTACAGGTTGTCGTCCAGACAGAGTTCGCAGAAGTACCTGCAGGACGACACTGCTGTAGAGCCGGCCGGACTGAGAGCATCCTGCTGGACCAGAACCTTAC
This region includes:
- the LOC122828594 gene encoding disabled homolog 2-interacting protein-like isoform X3, with the translated sequence MQRLRCGSQESLLSTGCVSSLELRMDQSVIIKPVHSSLLGQDYCFEVTTSTGTKCFSCRSAAERDKWMENLRRAVHPNKDNSRRVENVLTVWVIEAKDLPAKKRYFCELCLDDNLYARTSCKLKTDNIFWGERFDFSSLPSVSSITLHLYKDTDRKRKKDKSSYVGLVNIPAAMVTGRQLVEKWYSVSTPSTLRAKSSVPTVRVKARYQSIVILPMEQYKEFAEYISANYLLLCSTLEASISLRAKEELAAALVHILHSTGKAKDFLTDLMMSEVDRCRDNDQLIFRENTLATKSIEEYLKLIGQKYLQDALGEFIKALYESDENCEVDPSRCAASDLAEHQANLRMCCELAFCKILDSYRVFPRELKEVFASWRQECSNRGRPDISERLISASLFLRFLCPAVMSPSLFDLTQEYPDERTARTLTLIAKVIQNLANFSKFGTKEEYMLFMNDFVERQWSSMQRFLQEISNPDGLNHTAGFDGYIDLGRELSSLHTLLTELDQVTPACQSSLSKLGPLPRILRDVSAALVHPGGVVGPGGMSVSSPDPQRVVSPPPMAPPPLSPPLSPPLAACNPSVGLQGGVGLDGGCVDFTRLPSPTPENKDLFFVTKGSSLQPASGMRGSPAPSSSYSEPNENEACYDLANGGRREGPELTNESRSLSLVDLQDSSPSDVPDDAQWQRRTGLLPLSFQNPVYHMTTPSPRQPQQQTDATPSDGSAGSQGNCEERGAVVTKPAFLTQMSVGVGGERGERMSAMSSSSSGEEYSRRALSLTDTLSGNSAPPRQNSGPQRRIDQPPPPSSAPPGPPRGRTPPSMLSGGGSAYPPRPASGSMMSSSPDWPNSSQSRLRQMSSSSKGDSPEKQRPAAKAPSPCALDRTAAWLLNMNSASSYGEAEDDRHDDATVEKYQQEIALLQEKLRVAALRQEECEARLVVQDQQNQRMLQEYQARLEDTESRLRRLQDDKDLQMNSIISRLMAVEEELKKDHSDMQAVVDQKQKVIEAQEKRIASLDAANTRLMAALTQLKERYGVTSQRNGLSPSNTSSLQITENGEFRNSGNC
- the LOC122828594 gene encoding disabled homolog 2-interacting protein-like isoform X2, with product MSTTDTRCVMQRLRCGSQESLLSTGCVSSLELRMDQSVIIKPVHSSLLGQDYCFEVTTSTGTKCFSCRSAAERDKWMENLRRAVHPNKDNSRRVENVLTVWVIEAKDLPAKKRYFCELCLDDNLYARTSCKLKTDNIFWGERFDFSSLPSVSSITLHLYKDTDRKRKKDKSSYVGLVNIPAAMVTGRQLVEKWYSVSTPSTLRAKSSVPTVRVKARYQSIVILPMEQYKEFAEYISANYLLLCSTLEASISLRAKEELAAALVHILHSTGKAKDFLTDLMMSEVDRCRDNDQLIFRENTLATKSIEEYLKLIGQKYLQDALGEFIKALYESDENCEVDPSRCAASDLAEHQANLRMCCELAFCKILDSYRVFPRELKEVFASWRQECSNRGRPDISERLISASLFLRFLCPAVMSPSLFDLTQEYPDERTARTLTLIAKVIQNLANFSKFGTKEEYMLFMNDFVERQWSSMQRFLQEISNPDGLNHTAGFDGYIDLGRELSSLHTLLTELDQVTPACQSSLSKLGPLPRILRDVSAALVHPGGVVGPGGMSVSSPDPQRVVSPPPMAPPPLSPPLSPPLAACNPSVGLQGGVGLDGGCVDFTRLPSPTPENKDLFFVTKGSSLQPASGMRGSPAPSSSYSEPNENEACYDLANGGRREGPELTNESRSLSLVDLQDSSPSDVPDDAQWQRRTGLLPLSFQNPVYHMTTPSPRQPQQQTDATPSDGSAGSQGNCEERGAVVTKPAFLTQMSVGVGGERGERMSAMSSSSSGEEYSRRALSLTDTLSGNSAPPRQNSGPQRRIDQPPPPSSAPPGPPRGRTPPSMLSGGGSAYPPRPASGSMMSSSPDWPNSSQSRLRQMSSSSKGDSPEKQRPAAKAPSPCALDRTAAWLLNMNSASSYGEAEDDRHDDATVEKYQQEIALLQEKLRVAALRQEECEARLVVQDQQNQRMLQEYQARLEDTESRLRRLQDDKDLQMNSIISRLMAVEEELKKDHSDMQAVVDQKQKVIEAQEKRIASLDAANTRLMAALTQLKERYGVTSQRNGLSPSNTSSLQITENGEFRNSGNC
- the LOC122828594 gene encoding disabled homolog 2-interacting protein-like isoform X1 translates to MEQLVQHLSRCQHLGWMKVIELKSASIHWLSCGQKAEPDVWTRMFCILSDSQLLMLDDLEVHPLLLAERAETCAIWLLRYTLHVASVAPGPAHTDAVDRRVCRPNLSSGSTVDTPTTRVTGFLSRRLKQSLRRTRSQPKLSRHWSTRTDPMSTTDTRCVMQRLRCGSQESLLSTGCVSSLELRMDQSVIIKPVHSSLLGQDYCFEVTTSTGTKCFSCRSAAERDKWMENLRRAVHPNKDNSRRVENVLTVWVIEAKDLPAKKRYFCELCLDDNLYARTSCKLKTDNIFWGERFDFSSLPSVSSITLHLYKDTDRKRKKDKSSYVGLVNIPAAMVTGRQLVEKWYSVSTPSTLRAKSSVPTVRVKARYQSIVILPMEQYKEFAEYISANYLLLCSTLEASISLRAKEELAAALVHILHSTGKAKDFLTDLMMSEVDRCRDNDQLIFRENTLATKSIEEYLKLIGQKYLQDALGEFIKALYESDENCEVDPSRCAASDLAEHQANLRMCCELAFCKILDSYRVFPRELKEVFASWRQECSNRGRPDISERLISASLFLRFLCPAVMSPSLFDLTQEYPDERTARTLTLIAKVIQNLANFSKFGTKEEYMLFMNDFVERQWSSMQRFLQEISNPDGLNHTAGFDGYIDLGRELSSLHTLLTELDQVTPACQSSLSKLGPLPRILRDVSAALVHPGGVVGPGGMSVSSPDPQRVVSPPPMAPPPLSPPLSPPLAACNPSVGLQGGVGLDGGCVDFTRLPSPTPENKDLFFVTKGSSLQPASGMRGSPAPSSSYSEPNENEACYDLANGGRREGPELTNESRSLSLVDLQDSSPSDVPDDAQWQRRTGLLPLSFQNPVYHMTTPSPRQPQQQTDATPSDGSAGSQGNCEERGAVVTKPAFLTQMSVGVGGERGERMSAMSSSSSGEEYSRRALSLTDTLSGNSAPPRQNSGPQRRIDQPPPPSSAPPGPPRGRTPPSMLSGGGSAYPPRPASGSMMSSSPDWPNSSQSRLRQMSSSSKGDSPEKQRPAAKAPSPCALDRTAAWLLNMNSASSYGEAEDDRHDDATVEKYQQEIALLQEKLRVAALRQEECEARLVVQDQQNQRMLQEYQARLEDTESRLRRLQDDKDLQMNSIISRLMAVEEELKKDHSDMQAVVDQKQKVIEAQEKRIASLDAANTRLMAALTQLKERYGVTSQRNGLSPSNTSSLQITENGEFRNSGNC